One stretch of Betaproteobacteria bacterium DNA includes these proteins:
- a CDS encoding molybdopterin oxidoreductase family protein: protein MAVPSSTDATTATAPDLQTRNTTCYMCACRCGIRVHLRDGEVRYIEGNPDHPLNQGVICAKGSSGIMKQYSPARLTKPLKRAPGSERGEGKFVEISWDEAFKTLEERLGKIRATDPKKFALFTGRDQMQALTGLFARQFGTPNYAAHGGFCSVNMAAGMIYTIGGSFWEFGGPDLERAKLFVMMGTAEDHHSNPMKIAISKFKRDGGRFISINPIRTGYSAIADEWLPIKPGTDGALLLALIHELIALGLYDREFLVRYTNSGQLVNMDDANDEFGMFVRTEVPEEEGCFDPQNKLWWDRVSNRAVVTHTEGCDPFLLGEFKLSDGTEVKPAFQLLKERVEDYTPEWAAGITGIPAEAIRRLAHEMGITARDQKIELPISWTDSWGKEHDTVTGNPVAFHAMRGLAAHSNGFHTTRSLAILMTLLGTIDRPGGFRHKAPFPRPIPPCAKTPNTPLAIKPNTPLDGMAMGWPAEPDDLFVDDDGKPVRIDKAFSWEYPLSVHGMMHNVITNAWRGDPYPIDTLMLFMANMAWNSTMNTSDVRDMLNDKREDGEYKIPFLVVCDAFQSETTAFADLVLPDTTYLERHDVMSMLDRPISEFDGPVDAVRIPVVPPTGECKPFQDVLIELASRLKFPAFVRPNGERKYRDYPDFIINYETEPGSGIGFLAGWRGKGGEKFMRGEPNPRQWEMYAQNNCVYHYKLPASYQYMRNWNKGYLEWSQRNRIQRYAEPILIHLYSEVLQKFRLAAQGKGMSRKPPEHLKKRIETYFDPLPFYYEPLEAQQSDLAKYPLNAVTQRPMAMYHSWDSQNAWLRQIHAHNHLFVNPRVARSAGIEDGGWMWIESEWGKVRCMASYSEAVEPGTVWTWNAIGKAAGAWHLAPGANESQRGFLLNHLISEELPGKPGEGTMSNSDPVTGQAAWYDVRVRIYKADAEEAKVTWPQFAPVPAPPGTPATRPSWLAYFAGSGGRK, encoded by the coding sequence AAGTACGTTATATCGAGGGCAATCCCGACCATCCCCTCAACCAGGGAGTGATCTGCGCCAAAGGTTCGTCGGGCATCATGAAGCAATATTCGCCGGCACGGCTGACCAAGCCGCTGAAGCGCGCGCCTGGGAGCGAGCGCGGCGAAGGGAAGTTCGTTGAAATAAGCTGGGACGAAGCCTTCAAGACACTTGAAGAACGTCTAGGCAAAATTCGCGCGACCGACCCGAAAAAGTTCGCCCTCTTCACCGGACGCGACCAGATGCAGGCGCTGACGGGGCTGTTCGCACGCCAGTTCGGCACGCCCAATTACGCCGCGCATGGCGGCTTCTGCTCGGTCAATATGGCGGCCGGGATGATCTACACCATTGGCGGATCATTCTGGGAGTTCGGCGGCCCCGATCTGGAGCGCGCGAAACTATTCGTGATGATGGGTACGGCCGAAGACCATCATTCCAATCCGATGAAAATCGCGATCTCGAAATTCAAGCGCGACGGCGGGCGATTCATTTCAATCAATCCAATCCGCACCGGCTACTCGGCCATCGCTGATGAATGGTTGCCGATCAAGCCCGGCACCGACGGCGCCCTGCTGCTTGCACTGATCCACGAACTGATCGCCCTCGGCCTGTACGACCGCGAATTCCTGGTGCGTTACACAAACTCCGGGCAGTTGGTAAACATGGACGACGCCAACGACGAATTCGGCATGTTCGTGCGCACCGAAGTGCCCGAAGAAGAAGGCTGCTTCGACCCCCAGAACAAACTCTGGTGGGATCGTGTGAGCAACCGCGCGGTCGTGACGCACACCGAGGGGTGCGATCCGTTTCTGCTCGGCGAGTTCAAGCTATCAGACGGCACGGAAGTCAAGCCCGCGTTCCAACTCCTCAAGGAACGCGTTGAAGACTACACGCCCGAATGGGCGGCAGGCATCACCGGCATTCCGGCCGAAGCGATCCGCCGGCTGGCGCACGAAATGGGGATTACCGCGCGTGACCAGAAGATCGAGTTGCCCATTTCCTGGACCGACTCATGGGGCAAGGAGCACGACACCGTCACCGGCAATCCGGTCGCGTTCCACGCGATGCGCGGGCTGGCCGCGCATTCGAACGGTTTCCACACCACCCGTTCGCTGGCCATACTGATGACGTTGCTAGGCACCATCGACCGCCCAGGCGGATTTCGCCACAAGGCGCCGTTTCCGCGGCCGATCCCACCCTGTGCAAAGACGCCCAACACGCCACTGGCAATCAAGCCCAACACGCCGCTTGATGGCATGGCCATGGGGTGGCCGGCCGAGCCGGATGACCTGTTCGTGGATGACGACGGCAAACCGGTGCGGATCGATAAGGCGTTTTCGTGGGAATACCCGCTCTCGGTTCACGGCATGATGCACAACGTCATCACCAATGCCTGGCGCGGCGATCCGTACCCGATCGACACGCTGATGCTTTTCATGGCGAACATGGCGTGGAATTCGACGATGAATACGTCCGACGTCCGCGATATGCTCAACGACAAGCGCGAGGATGGCGAATACAAAATCCCGTTCCTCGTTGTCTGCGACGCCTTCCAGTCCGAGACCACCGCGTTTGCCGATCTGGTGTTGCCTGACACCACCTATCTCGAACGCCACGACGTGATGTCGATGCTGGACCGGCCGATTTCGGAATTTGACGGACCGGTCGATGCCGTACGCATCCCGGTTGTGCCACCCACCGGCGAGTGCAAGCCGTTCCAGGACGTGCTGATCGAACTCGCCAGCCGCCTGAAATTTCCGGCATTCGTGCGCCCCAATGGCGAACGCAAATATCGCGACTACCCTGATTTCATCATCAACTATGAAACCGAACCCGGTTCGGGCATTGGCTTCCTCGCCGGCTGGCGCGGCAAAGGGGGCGAGAAATTCATGCGCGGCGAACCCAATCCCCGCCAGTGGGAAATGTACGCACAGAACAACTGCGTTTATCACTACAAGCTTCCTGCTTCCTACCAGTACATGCGCAACTGGAACAAGGGCTATCTCGAATGGTCGCAACGCAACCGCATCCAGCGTTATGCGGAACCCATTCTGATTCACCTTTACTCGGAAGTGCTGCAAAAGTTTCGCCTGGCCGCGCAAGGCAAGGGCATGTCGCGCAAACCGCCCGAACATCTGAAGAAACGCATCGAGACCTATTTCGATCCGCTGCCGTTTTACTATGAACCACTGGAAGCCCAGCAGTCCGACCTCGCGAAATATCCACTCAACGCGGTAACCCAACGCCCAATGGCGATGTACCACTCGTGGGATTCGCAAAATGCCTGGTTGCGGCAGATTCACGCGCACAACCATCTGTTCGTCAACCCGCGTGTCGCGCGCTCGGCAGGAATTGAAGACGGCGGCTGGATGTGGATCGAATCAGAGTGGGGCAAAGTACGTTGCATGGCGAGTTATTCCGAAGCGGTCGAACCCGGCACGGTCTGGACCTGGAATGCTATCGGCAAGGCAGCCGGTGCGTGGCATCTCGCGCCCGGCGCCAATGAATCGCAACGCGGCTTCCTGCTCAATCATCTGATCAGCGAAGAACTTCCCGGCAAGCCCGGTGAAGGTACCATGTCCAATTCCGATCCGGTCACGGGTCAAGCGGCCTGGTACGACGTGCGGGTGCGGATCTACAAAGCGGATGCCGAGGAAGCAAAGGTTACCTGGCCGCAGTTTGCGCCCGTGCCTGCCCCGCCTGGAACACCGGCAACACGGCCCAGCTGGCTAGCCTATTTCGCAGGAAGCGGTGGACGAAAATGA